One stretch of Candidatus Hydrogenedentota bacterium DNA includes these proteins:
- a CDS encoding DUF1343 domain-containing protein: protein MTELQIESVRSAAVKAVEDSKSPGAVVYVGDSEKTYVFEAIGNRAVKPREEPATKDTIYDLASLTKVIATTTSIMLLHEEGKIDLDAPASHYVPIPAFGAFTIRHCLTHTSGLVALMPFYKECDSVDEMLQKYAGEPLKWPPGTRWKYSDAGFLLLGRTVELTARDSLASFTRKRIFEPLGMRDTMYKPPKELAARCAPTEQCAWRKRILRGAVHDENAFAIGGIAGHAGLFSTADDIAKFVRALLAGKILKPETLETMLRLDQTPVWPWQGIGWQLDPWTSKNWGFLTSRTAFGHTGWTGTSLWTDAKTGLFAIQLANTCHPSRTTRDNETLRNVFSIGVSRAAYPNTTNAHSGLDRLVREDFDPFRGKRIALLTHHAAVDQLGRHILDVFKLAPDVTLQVLYSPEHGLRGTAEAGEKVGSEKGAVPLISLYGNRTAPTPEELKGVDYFLVDLQDVGSRYYTYAATMKACMEACAAAGVTVIVLDRPNPVGGNVLEGPVATSATSPVCWGKVPIRHGMTLGEVAAYFQKYELSGKVSLDIKTLDAWEPVRYFDECALPWIPPSPNIPNPNTALLYVGMCLFEGTNLNEGRGTDTPFEVVGAPWLDAKQVIHSLSESDVPGCSLEPIEYTPRSLPGKASSPRFMDESCRGIRVRITDRATARPFTAAVALISAIHRKHGRRLKWSEHFDVLTGSGDLRKRIEQGASASDIVNSYAEPLKAFDELRPKSYLPVEEKSVPVTK from the coding sequence ATGACCGAACTCCAAATCGAATCTGTACGGTCCGCGGCGGTGAAGGCTGTTGAGGACTCCAAAAGTCCGGGCGCTGTCGTCTATGTAGGAGACTCCGAAAAGACGTACGTGTTTGAGGCGATTGGCAATCGCGCCGTGAAGCCGCGCGAAGAACCTGCCACGAAAGATACGATCTACGATCTCGCGTCGCTCACCAAAGTAATTGCGACAACAACGTCGATCATGTTGCTGCATGAAGAGGGCAAGATCGATCTCGATGCGCCCGCGTCGCACTACGTGCCCATTCCCGCGTTTGGCGCGTTTACCATCCGCCACTGCCTGACGCACACGTCGGGACTGGTCGCGCTGATGCCTTTCTACAAAGAGTGCGACTCCGTGGATGAAATGCTTCAGAAATATGCGGGCGAGCCGCTGAAGTGGCCGCCGGGCACGCGCTGGAAGTACTCGGACGCGGGATTCCTGCTGCTTGGACGCACCGTCGAACTGACGGCGCGCGATTCGCTGGCGTCGTTCACGCGCAAACGCATCTTCGAGCCATTGGGGATGCGCGACACCATGTACAAGCCGCCAAAGGAACTGGCGGCGCGTTGCGCGCCGACGGAGCAGTGCGCGTGGCGAAAACGGATCCTGCGCGGCGCAGTGCACGACGAGAACGCGTTTGCCATCGGAGGAATCGCCGGACACGCGGGCCTCTTCAGCACGGCGGATGACATCGCGAAGTTCGTGCGTGCCTTGCTTGCAGGAAAGATACTCAAACCAGAGACGCTTGAGACCATGTTGCGCCTGGATCAGACTCCCGTCTGGCCTTGGCAGGGCATAGGCTGGCAACTGGACCCCTGGACTTCGAAGAACTGGGGCTTCCTGACCTCGCGCACGGCGTTTGGGCACACGGGGTGGACCGGCACAAGCCTTTGGACTGACGCCAAGACGGGTCTTTTCGCCATTCAACTCGCCAACACCTGCCACCCATCGAGAACAACCCGCGACAACGAAACGTTGCGCAACGTGTTCTCCATCGGCGTGTCACGCGCGGCCTACCCCAACACAACCAACGCGCACTCGGGGCTGGACCGTCTCGTCCGCGAAGACTTCGATCCGTTTCGAGGCAAGCGCATCGCGCTATTGACGCACCATGCTGCGGTGGACCAATTGGGGCGGCACATACTCGACGTGTTCAAGCTCGCTCCAGACGTGACGCTCCAAGTCTTGTATAGCCCGGAGCACGGCCTGCGGGGAACCGCCGAGGCCGGAGAAAAAGTGGGATCCGAAAAGGGCGCCGTTCCGCTGATCAGCTTGTACGGCAATCGGACTGCGCCCACTCCCGAAGAACTGAAAGGGGTCGATTACTTCCTGGTCGATCTGCAGGACGTTGGTTCAAGGTACTACACCTACGCGGCGACGATGAAAGCGTGCATGGAAGCCTGTGCCGCCGCAGGCGTGACGGTGATCGTGCTGGACCGCCCCAATCCCGTCGGCGGAAACGTACTGGAAGGTCCCGTCGCGACAAGTGCTACCAGTCCGGTGTGTTGGGGGAAGGTTCCCATCCGGCACGGGATGACGCTGGGAGAAGTCGCGGCCTACTTCCAGAAGTACGAGCTCAGCGGCAAAGTCTCGCTCGACATCAAGACGCTCGACGCATGGGAACCGGTTCGCTACTTCGACGAGTGTGCGCTGCCGTGGATTCCCCCTTCGCCCAATATCCCGAATCCCAACACGGCGCTGCTTTACGTTGGAATGTGTCTGTTTGAAGGCACGAATCTCAACGAAGGCCGTGGCACGGATACGCCGTTTGAAGTCGTTGGCGCGCCGTGGCTCGACGCGAAACAGGTCATCCATTCGTTGTCCGAGTCCGACGTGCCCGGTTGCAGTCTTGAGCCGATCGAATACACCCCGCGCAGTCTTCCGGGCAAGGCGTCAAGTCCGCGGTTCATGGATGAGTCGTGCAGGGGCATTCGTGTTCGCATCACGGATCGCGCGACGGCACGCCCGTTCACGGCAGCCGTCGCGCTGATTTCGGCCATCCATCGAAAACACGGACGGCGCCTCAAATGGAGCGAACACTTCGATGTGCTCACGGGTTCGGGCGATCTCCGGAAACGCATTGAGCAAGGCGCTTCAGCAAGCGACATCGTGAATTCGTATGCCGAGCCGCTGAAAGCCTTCGATGAGTTGCGTCCAAAGTCCTATTTGCCTGTGGAGGAGAAATCTGTCCCCGTGACGAAGTAG
- a CDS encoding thioesterase family protein, with translation MKVEFERTFRVRHYECDAYEDAFYTSYLRYTQETAMDASASLGFDGPWYAERGTVWLVRDTEIEYLRPVRYGDSVVVKTWVENVRKVMSKRAYELRNSNSNEVVARAATDWAYLDVKTGKPARIPDEFTEMFLASGGGSANNNRERFPDPPAPAGRVFKQHRRVGWRDVDPAQHVNNTVYLAYAEDCAVEAAVSAGWTPERMRAEGVWLIARKHRIEYRQPAVLADDLEVATWVSDAGEDRFVRHYAITRIGDGVVLARARAELACIEPEKREAMPMPESLRNALID, from the coding sequence ATGAAGGTCGAATTCGAGCGAACGTTTCGCGTGCGCCACTACGAGTGCGACGCATACGAAGACGCTTTCTATACCAGCTATTTGCGCTACACCCAGGAAACGGCGATGGACGCGTCGGCCTCCTTGGGCTTCGACGGCCCGTGGTACGCCGAGCGCGGTACCGTTTGGCTCGTGCGCGACACCGAGATCGAGTATCTCCGCCCGGTGCGCTACGGCGATTCCGTCGTTGTAAAGACATGGGTCGAGAACGTGCGCAAGGTGATGTCAAAACGCGCCTACGAACTGCGGAACTCGAACTCCAACGAGGTTGTGGCGCGGGCCGCAACGGATTGGGCCTACCTCGATGTCAAAACCGGCAAACCGGCGCGAATCCCCGACGAATTCACCGAAATGTTTCTTGCGTCGGGCGGCGGCAGCGCCAACAACAACCGCGAACGTTTTCCCGATCCGCCTGCCCCCGCGGGGCGTGTGTTCAAGCAACACCGGCGCGTTGGCTGGCGTGATGTAGACCCCGCGCAGCACGTAAACAACACGGTCTACCTCGCGTACGCGGAGGATTGCGCCGTCGAGGCCGCGGTAAGCGCAGGCTGGACACCGGAGCGCATGCGCGCGGAGGGCGTATGGTTGATTGCGAGGAAGCACCGCATCGAGTACCGGCAACCCGCCGTGCTGGCGGACGACCTGGAGGTGGCCACCTGGGTTTCCGACGCAGGAGAGGACCGCTTCGTGCGTCATTACGCGATCACGCGTATCGGCGACGGTGTCGTGCTGGCGCGTGCGCGCGCGGAACTGGCATGTATCGAGCCGGAGAAACGAGAAGCTATGCCTATGCCTGAATCGCTACGCAATGCACTAATCGACTGA
- a CDS encoding glycoside hydrolase produces MRAFERWLIRSAFACALLTLHAFAQGPGFHVDVFPDSETYPRNSEGSIIELTDGRLYLVGTRFYGGLADEAAANIVSRISSDGGSTWSEPVVIQENVGTQNVMSASLQRLTAERTPDGKRGAGPIGLFYLVTNSEVDLKVYLRTSTDEAKTWSEPLCVTNRPGYHVMNNDRVVRLSTGRLLCPVAWTSDSGKVNHYTSLCFISDDQGRTWTAGTGSVDAPKRGAMEPEVIERKDGSVLMLIRTQTGRNYAAVSQDGGDSWGGAEPFGPAAPEAPSTLRRIPSTGDWLLIFNPVTDANADHGGQRTPLSSAISKDEGKTWSTTRDIETRADQAFAYTSLIFANDRALMSYYVHDTNAKRIATRFRSIPVSWFYEEEPNP; encoded by the coding sequence GTGCGTGCATTTGAACGATGGCTTATCCGAAGCGCGTTCGCCTGTGCTCTATTGACCCTGCACGCCTTTGCTCAAGGCCCCGGTTTCCACGTGGATGTGTTTCCCGATAGCGAGACATACCCGCGCAACAGCGAAGGCTCGATCATTGAGTTAACCGATGGGCGGTTGTATCTCGTCGGCACGCGCTTCTACGGCGGCCTGGCTGACGAAGCGGCGGCGAACATCGTGTCGCGCATTTCGAGCGATGGAGGCAGCACGTGGTCGGAGCCGGTTGTTATTCAAGAGAATGTGGGCACGCAAAATGTGATGTCGGCCAGCCTCCAGCGACTGACTGCCGAGCGCACGCCCGACGGCAAACGTGGTGCGGGACCCATCGGTCTCTTCTATCTCGTGACCAACAGCGAAGTGGATTTGAAGGTCTACCTGCGCACCAGCACCGATGAGGCCAAGACGTGGTCAGAACCGCTCTGCGTTACGAATCGCCCCGGTTACCACGTCATGAACAACGACCGCGTCGTGCGCCTTAGCACGGGGCGTCTGCTTTGCCCTGTTGCCTGGACCTCTGACTCGGGCAAAGTGAATCACTACACGTCCCTGTGCTTCATCAGCGACGATCAGGGAAGAACGTGGACTGCGGGCACGGGTTCTGTCGATGCGCCCAAGCGCGGCGCAATGGAACCGGAAGTGATTGAGCGCAAGGATGGAAGCGTGTTGATGCTGATTCGCACACAGACCGGCCGCAACTATGCGGCAGTCTCGCAGGATGGAGGCGATTCGTGGGGTGGCGCCGAGCCGTTTGGTCCAGCCGCGCCGGAGGCCCCGTCCACGCTGCGGCGCATTCCGTCAACCGGCGACTGGCTTCTAATCTTCAATCCCGTCACGGATGCTAACGCGGACCACGGTGGTCAGCGGACCCCGCTTTCCTCGGCCATATCGAAAGACGAAGGCAAGACTTGGTCGACAACGCGGGACATCGAGACGCGCGCGGATCAGGCCTTTGCGTATACAAGCTTGATATTCGCGAACGATCGCGCGTTGATGAGTTACTACGTCCATGACACGAATGCCAAGCGGATCGCGACGCGCTTTCGCTCGATTCCGGTCTCGTGGTTCTACGAGGAAGAACCGAATCCGTAG
- the typA gene encoding translational GTPase TypA, which translates to MTSPDKIRNLAIVAHIDHGKTTLIDSIFRAAHTFRENARVAERVMDNNEIERERGITIRSKHCTVEWGGYLINIIDTPGHADFSGEVERVLSMVNSVLLLVDANEGPMPQTRYVLMRALKLGLKPIVIVNKADRPNADSVSALNKTFDLFLELGASDEQADFPVLYGSGLHGWFVRNLVTDDRSGMDALFETIVEKVPAPNVNLDAPFLMQVCTITWKDHIGRVGCGRVLQGRLRKGPNFIRTTTRWKGYDDAHGWEIVNVQEERATHLWVTRGLESIDTDEVCAGDIVSIAGPKDIHIGDTFSAPELENPALPPLEIEEPTVSMLFCVNTGPFAGQEGKAVTLRQIKERLDRELRTNVALRVEDLGRADGVKVSGRGELHLAILIEEMRREGLELCVSAPEIITHTDDNGQLLEPMEELIIDVPGDYQGVVIEKISKRKGELFNMHNAGTGLLRLEFKIPTRGLIGYRNEFLTDTRGLGIMSSRFTGYEPWCGEVVARQRGSMISMDTGEITSYSLDNLQERGTLFVKPMERVYTGMIIGENSRPGDLPCNPTKRKALTNHRAAGKDHVAQLDVPRTLTLDTALEWIAPDELVEVTPQSIRVRKAVLDHEERKRIEKRTAALAG; encoded by the coding sequence ATGACTTCCCCAGACAAGATTCGTAATTTGGCTATTGTTGCCCACATCGACCACGGCAAGACGACGCTGATCGATTCGATCTTCCGCGCCGCGCACACGTTTCGCGAGAACGCGCGCGTTGCCGAGCGTGTGATGGACAACAACGAAATCGAGCGGGAGCGCGGTATTACCATTCGCTCGAAGCATTGCACGGTTGAGTGGGGCGGATACCTTATCAACATCATCGACACGCCCGGTCACGCTGATTTCTCGGGCGAGGTCGAGCGTGTGCTGTCGATGGTCAATTCCGTGTTGCTGCTGGTCGATGCAAACGAAGGACCCATGCCGCAGACGCGCTACGTGCTGATGCGCGCGCTTAAGCTTGGCCTGAAGCCGATTGTCATCGTGAACAAGGCCGATCGACCCAACGCGGACAGCGTCAGCGCGCTCAATAAAACGTTCGATCTGTTTCTCGAGTTGGGCGCTTCCGACGAGCAGGCGGATTTCCCGGTCTTGTACGGCTCAGGCCTGCACGGCTGGTTTGTGCGCAATCTGGTAACCGATGACCGCTCGGGCATGGATGCCTTGTTCGAGACTATCGTCGAAAAGGTCCCTGCGCCCAACGTGAATCTCGACGCGCCATTTCTGATGCAGGTCTGCACGATCACCTGGAAAGACCACATCGGCCGTGTCGGATGCGGACGCGTTTTGCAGGGCCGGTTGCGCAAAGGACCTAACTTCATTCGCACGACAACACGCTGGAAAGGCTACGACGATGCGCATGGTTGGGAGATCGTTAACGTTCAGGAAGAACGCGCCACACACCTATGGGTAACGCGCGGCCTGGAATCCATCGATACCGACGAAGTGTGCGCGGGCGACATCGTATCCATCGCGGGACCCAAAGACATCCATATCGGCGACACGTTCTCCGCGCCCGAATTGGAGAACCCGGCGTTGCCGCCGCTTGAGATCGAGGAGCCCACCGTGTCCATGCTGTTCTGCGTGAACACGGGTCCTTTTGCCGGACAGGAAGGCAAGGCCGTCACGTTGCGCCAGATCAAGGAGCGGCTTGACCGCGAGTTGCGCACCAACGTTGCGTTGCGCGTGGAAGATCTCGGGCGCGCCGATGGCGTGAAAGTGAGCGGACGCGGCGAGCTTCACCTCGCCATTCTCATCGAAGAGATGCGGCGCGAAGGACTCGAGCTGTGCGTTTCCGCTCCGGAGATCATCACGCACACCGACGATAACGGCCAGTTGCTCGAACCGATGGAAGAGCTGATCATCGATGTTCCCGGCGACTACCAGGGCGTGGTGATCGAGAAGATCTCCAAGCGGAAGGGCGAGTTGTTCAACATGCACAACGCGGGCACGGGCCTGCTGCGGCTTGAATTCAAGATCCCGACGCGCGGTCTGATCGGCTATCGCAACGAATTCCTCACCGACACGCGCGGACTTGGCATTATGTCGTCGCGTTTCACCGGCTACGAGCCGTGGTGCGGCGAAGTCGTCGCGCGCCAGCGCGGGTCGATGATCAGCATGGACACGGGCGAGATCACAAGTTACAGCCTGGACAATTTACAGGAGCGCGGCACGCTGTTCGTCAAGCCGATGGAGCGAGTCTATACCGGCATGATCATCGGCGAGAATTCGCGCCCCGGCGACCTGCCGTGCAATCCCACGAAACGGAAAGCGCTCACCAACCACCGCGCCGCGGGCAAGGACCACGTTGCGCAGCTTGACGTGCCGCGCACGCTGACGCTGGATACGGCGCTGGAATGGATTGCGCCGGACGAGTTGGTGGAAGTGACGCCGCAGTCCATTCGCGTGCGCAAGGCCGTGCTTGATCACGAAGAGCGCAAGCGCATCGAGAAGCGCACCGCGGCATTGGCCGGGTAG
- a CDS encoding GNAT family N-acetyltransferase encodes MTGPRPVRVEELPSLRALVNSVFLPDSANDMFQFFPQLFNEQNCGNLLVFEEAGRVISHVGRTQRWASLAGSLVQVACIGAVSTYPEYRNQHLASTLLQSACDQAIAAGVDFMMISGGLGMYRRVGAADVGRDHRVSLRLDDARRLPREDLSIAPFSESDIEFCERAYARKSARFVRTRDDWEWFLRSRSCMTHIADLWVVRVDDVPCAYIASYKPADDSEVFVVEHAGDETAVAGALWNVAVQSGADSIGIHVQAEEPYLRQRLVDAGGRPETNHSMGTLLLLNIPQLIERMRPWFETRIGMKAAHDLRVTQDGEAVTFSVCGESCTVSGKAAAAEFIFGNHDRAMPDGLLGRVFPIPGLWYGLNYV; translated from the coding sequence ATGACTGGTCCACGGCCTGTTCGAGTCGAAGAGCTTCCGTCGCTCCGAGCATTGGTGAACAGCGTATTTCTTCCGGATTCGGCCAACGACATGTTCCAATTCTTCCCGCAACTGTTCAACGAACAGAACTGCGGCAATCTGTTGGTATTTGAGGAAGCGGGCCGCGTGATTTCCCACGTTGGCAGAACGCAACGTTGGGCATCGCTCGCGGGAAGTCTCGTTCAAGTGGCGTGCATCGGCGCGGTGTCGACGTACCCCGAGTATCGCAATCAACACCTCGCGTCCACGTTACTGCAATCTGCTTGTGACCAAGCGATTGCGGCCGGTGTGGACTTCATGATGATATCCGGCGGACTCGGCATGTATCGCCGGGTCGGCGCGGCGGATGTTGGCCGGGACCATCGTGTCTCGTTGCGTTTGGACGACGCGCGAAGATTGCCGCGCGAAGACCTGTCCATCGCTCCCTTCTCGGAATCGGATATCGAATTCTGCGAACGCGCCTACGCGCGCAAATCGGCGCGGTTCGTACGCACACGCGACGACTGGGAATGGTTCCTTCGCTCTCGTTCCTGCATGACGCACATCGCTGACCTCTGGGTGGTTCGTGTTGACGACGTGCCGTGCGCTTACATCGCCTCCTACAAACCCGCCGATGACTCGGAGGTCTTTGTCGTGGAACACGCGGGCGACGAGACCGCAGTCGCGGGCGCCTTGTGGAACGTTGCGGTGCAGTCCGGCGCGGATTCCATCGGCATCCACGTTCAAGCAGAAGAGCCGTACCTGCGCCAACGGCTGGTGGACGCCGGCGGCCGTCCAGAGACCAATCACTCGATGGGCACACTGCTCTTGCTCAACATACCGCAGCTAATCGAGCGGATGCGTCCCTGGTTCGAGACGCGTATCGGCATGAAGGCCGCGCACGATCTTCGTGTCACGCAAGATGGCGAAGCCGTCACGTTTTCCGTGTGCGGGGAATCCTGCACCGTATCGGGAAAAGCGGCGGCGGCAGAGTTCATCTTCGGGAATCATGATCGCGCCATGCCGGATGGACTGCTCGGCAGGGTATTTCCCATACCTGGCCTTTGGTACGGGCTCAACTACGTGTGA